AACATCGCGGTGGCGACGGTGTCGGTGCCGACGAAGGGGATCGCGCTGCCGTTCGTGTCGGCGGGCGGCAGCGGGCTGATCGTGGCGGCGGCGGCGTTGGGATTGGTATGCTCGGTGGCGCAGAAACCGAAAACTTAGCACGCGGAGGGGACAGGAGAAAAGAGAGAAAGATATGCTTCGACGCTGTGGGCGCCAGATCGGGACTGCTGGTGGAATACTCGGGAGCGGGGAATGACGCGAGTGTTGTTGGCCGGCGGCGGGACCGGCGGGCATTTGTATCCGGGATTGGCGGTGGCGGCGGCGATGCGCCGGATGGCGCCGGAGGTGCAGGTGTACTTCGCCGCGACGACGCGGCCGATCGACCACCAGGTGCTCGCCGATCATGAGTGGCTGAACGTGGTGACGCAGTCGGTGGCGCCGTTTTCGTCGCAGCCGATGGGCGCGGCGCGGTTCGTCAAGCATCTGGTGCGGAGCTATCGTCACATCGGACGGCTGATCCGGGAGCAGAGGATCGAGGCGGTGTTGGGATTGGGCGGGTTCGGTTCGTCGGCGGCGATGGCGGCGGCGCGTCGCCTTGGCGTGCGCCGGGCGATTTTGAATCCGGATGCGGTGCCGGGCAAGGCGAACCAGCTTTTTGGGCGATGGTCGGACGAGGTATTCGCCCAGTGGGAGGTGACGCGCGGGTATTTTCGTCGGCCGGTGCGGGTGGTCGGCTGCCCGATCCGTCCGGAGATCAAGGCGCTGGCGGCGCGCGGGCGGCGGTCGCTGTATGAGGACGGGCTGCGGGCGTTCGGGCTGGAAAAGGGGTTGTTGACGGTGGTGGTCTGGGGCGGATCGACCGGAGCGAGGAGCATCAACCGGTCGGTGGCGAAGGTGCTGACCGAAGCCGGAGGGCTGCCGGAGAACGTGCAGATCGTCCACATGACGGGGCAGGCGGACTATCCGGAGATGCGGGAGTTCTATCGCGGTAACGTGCGTCAGCGGCACAGCGTGGTGGTGTACATCGAGCGGCCGGAGTTGGCGCTGGCGGTGGCGGACGTGGTGGTCGGGCGCTCGGGAGCGGTGGCGCTGGCGGAGATCGCGGCGCTGGGCGTACCGTCGATCCTGATGCCGTATCCGTATCACAAGGATCAGCATCAACGGGCCAACGCGCTGGTGCTGGCGGAGGCCGGCGGTGCGATTCTGATCGACGATAACGGGCAGGCGGGCCAAGCGACGGCGGAGGCGCTGGGGGCGGCGATGCGGTCGGTGCTGACCGATGACCGGCGGCGCGAGGCGATGTCGGAGGCGATGACGGGCATAGCGAAGCTCGATGCGGATGAGGAGGTG
The genomic region above belongs to Phycisphaerae bacterium and contains:
- a CDS encoding UDP-N-acetylglucosamine--N-acetylmuramyl-(pentapeptide) pyrophosphoryl-undecaprenol N-acetylglucosamine transferase; its protein translation is MTRVLLAGGGTGGHLYPGLAVAAAMRRMAPEVQVYFAATTRPIDHQVLADHEWLNVVTQSVAPFSSQPMGAARFVKHLVRSYRHIGRLIREQRIEAVLGLGGFGSSAAMAAARRLGVRRAILNPDAVPGKANQLFGRWSDEVFAQWEVTRGYFRRPVRVVGCPIRPEIKALAARGRRSLYEDGLRAFGLEKGLLTVVVWGGSTGARSINRSVAKVLTEAGGLPENVQIVHMTGQADYPEMREFYRGNVRQRHSVVVYIERPELALAVADVVVGRSGAVALAEIAALGVPSILMPYPYHKDQHQRANALVLAEAGGAILIDDNGQAGQATAEALGAAMRSVLTDDRRREAMSEAMTGIAKLDADEEVARWMLGGNDSAG